The following nucleotide sequence is from Paenibacillus odorifer.
ATATTCGTCTGTATATTTTTAAGGGAGGATCATTTTATTCTATGGCAATTGAAGTGGGCACCAAGTTAGAAGGCAAAGTGACAGGCATCACGCATTTCGGAGCATTTGTGGATCTGTCAGGAGGTGTCACAGGTCTCGTTCACATCTCGGAAATCGCCGATAATTACGTCAAGGATGTTAACGATCATCTGAAGATTAGTGATGTAGTAACCGTCAAGGTGATCAACGTCGATAAGGACGGCAAGATCGGACTTTCCATTAAGCAGGCTGTTGACAAGCCAGCATCGGAAGTACGTCCGCCTAGAGCTCCAAGACCAGAACGTCCTAGCGGCGGAGACCGTTTCGGCGGCGGTGGCGGCAGTGGTGGAGGCGGCGGTGGATTCAATCGTGAACGGGGTGGGCGTCCATTTAAGCCTGCAGCCGGTAAACCTTCATTCGAGGATAAAATGTCGCGATTCCTGAAAGACAGCGAAGAACGGATATCTTCGATTAAGAAGAACACAGAAGGAAAGCGCGGAGGCCGTGGAGCCAAACGCGTATAATCCAATACCTGTACATCATAAATAACCGCAAGGGCATTTCGCCCTTGCGGTTTTTTTGTCGTGTCATATAAACTTGCCGACAGCATCCATGTCATTTTCACATAACTCTAGGGCAATCGCTGGCGAATGACCGCCAGGCTTGCGCCTAAAACTGCACTGGAATCAAGCTTGAGGAGAAGCAAACTACTGCGCCGCAAGGGATCGCTCTATTTTTTTAGGAATAATGAACAAAGGCTTTTTTGTCGGAAATTTCTTATGACTGTCCCTCCATTTCTGACAAACTTTCTCAAATGACCCGCTATATAATGAGAACCATAAATTCTTAAACGGGTGGTGTAGGGTAATGAGTAAAAGCAATGTGGTGAATTTGCCAGAGTGGACAAGAGTGGGAAGCGAAGATAAGAAGCAGAGACAAGCCTTAGGCACGCGTATTATAGCTTGGGGTCAGAAGCAGCGTTATATTCAGCTTATAACAGCGAAGAAGTGGATGCTTCTGTTAAGTTTTATGGGGTTTCTGCTAGGTAGAGCTATGATCCTGGACGAGCTGTCCCCTTTTGCTGTCGCATATTTTGCCGTCATTGTGTTTATGCGTCGAGACTCTATTTTACCTGTAGCGGGTGCTATTATAGCTGGAAGTCTCTTCACTCCGTTTCCGGGTGCCTTGGTTACTACGGCTGAACTGATTATCTTCTTTCTTGTTTATAGAGGGCTTGAAAGTTTCGAACGAATAGATTTGTCCTATGCACCCCTTATGGTATTCGTATCCTCGTTTATGGTTGGCCTGTTCAAGATTGTTCTCGGACCTTCTCTTTCCTGGTACCCCTTTATGATGACAACTCTGGATGCTTTACTTGGGTTTGTACTTACTCTTGTGTTCATTCAGGCACTTCCTCTACTAACTTACAAACAAAAGAGCAGATCGCTGAGGAACGAGGAGGTTTTATGCCTTATTATTCTGTTAGCCTCCGTAATGACAGGCCTTGTGGGATGGACCCTTAATGGTTTGTCATTAGAGCATATATTGTCTCGTTATTTAATTCTGCTCTTTGCCATGGCAGGGGGCGCTCCCCTCGGTGCAGCTGTTGGGGTGGTGACGGGGTTGATCCTTAGTCTGGCCGATATCAGTGCTATCTATCAGATGAGTCTGCTTGCTTTTTCCGGAATGCTAGCGGGAATGATGCAAGGTGGGCGAAAGGGTGCGGTATCTATTGGTATGCTGCTAGGATCAACGATCCTTTCCGTCTATTTTACGGGTCCGGGTGATATGATGGCCTCAACATGGGAGACCTGCGCAGCAGTAGTGCTGTTTCTAATAACACCTAAGGCGATGATATCAGCGATTGCAAAATATGTACCGGGCACGTCAGATCATAGCCGATCTCAACATGAATATGCCCGCAGGGTCAGGGATCTGACTGCAGAACGGGTCACTCAATTCTCACAGGTATTCCAACAGCTCTCCAGTAGCTTTGGTCAGATTCCACGTGCCGGAGAAGTGGGCAAATCGGATCGTGAAATGGAAGATTTTATGAATACGGTCACAGAAGGAGCCTGCGCTGGCTGCATTCGCCGTACTCACTGCTGGGATGCAAAATTCTATCAGACATATAGATACATGACAGATATGATGACAACTGTTGAGGAAAGCCCTGATATTACGGCTGCTCAGCTGCCACCGGAATGGAGCCGTATTTGTGGCAAAACCGGTGAAGTGCTTGAGGTCATGAAGGGACAATATGATCTCTACCAACATGATATGCGGTGGAAAAGACAAATATACGATAGTCGGCAATTTGTTGCCGAGCAGCTGTCCGGCGTGTCACAGGTTATGGAAGACTTGGCCAAGGAAATTAAGCGTGAGGGGCAGGCCATGTATCGGCAGGAAGCGCAAATCCGCGAGGCTCTTGAGAAATTGGGACTGTCTATTCATGGCATTGAAATTTTAAGTCTGGACCCCGGACGCGTAGAAATAGAAGTAGTGCACGCTTATAATCGCGGTTTTGATGAATGCCGTAAAATGATTGCCCCACTCCTCTCCGACATTCTGGATGAGAATATTGCTGTCATGAGTGAGACGGCGGTTCATCCCCGGGAAGGACTCTCGATGGTTACCTTTGGTTCAGCCAAAGCCTTTGAGGTAAATACGGGTGTGGCAGTTGTTTCTAAAGGTGGAGATATGCTATCTGGCGATAGCTTCAGCACCGTAGAGCTTGGAAATGGCACCTTTGCAGTTTCCATCAGTGATGGAATGGGGAATGGTGAACGGGCAAGGATGGAGAGCAGTGCCGCACTCGGCATGTTAGAAAAGCTGCTGCAATCCGGAATGGATGAGAAGCTGGCTGTAAAGTCGGTCAACTCAATTCTTTTATTACGCTCCCCTGATGAATTCTATGCTACTGTCGACATGGCTTTAATCGATCAATATTCTGCGCAGACAACGTTTATGAAGATTGCTTCTGCACCAAGCTTTATCCGGAGGGGGAGTGAGGTCATTCCAATAACCTCTAGTAATCTGCCGATAGGAATCATTAAAGATATTGATGTGGATTTAATCAGTATGCAGCTTCGCCCCGGCGATATTTTAATTATGATGACCGATGGTATTTATGATGCGCCTGGATATGCCGTTAATAAGGAGATATGGATGAAACGGATGATCCAAGAGCTTGAGGGTGATGATCCTCAGGATTTAGCGGACAGCCTGTTGGAGAAAGTGATCCGTTACCAGGGCAATGAGATCCTTGATGACATGACTATTGTCGTCAGCCGTCTTGATCATTTCCATCCGGAATGGTCCAGCCTGCATATGCCGGGCATCGGCCGTATGGAGCGCCCGCGTACGGTAAGTTAGTTATTTTAGGTTTAGGTTTAGTAGGTTTTAATGTTGGGTGCGCGCGAAGCGTCGTACTGCTTGTATAGTTTAAGGCACGCGTAAGATATCGTGCTGCTTGGGGCACGCGCGAAGCGTCGTGTTGCTTGTAAGCTTGTAGCACGCGTAAGGTGTCGTGCTGAATATAGGTTTAAGCACGCGCGAAGCCGTCGTGCTGATGGAGGTATTCGAGGCGAGTCCGTGACATGTAACTCGCCGGCTTCTACTATTCTCGTTTCAATGGTCGGCTGACTTGGGACGGAATCTGTAGATCTAAACTGTTTACTAGTGAAGGTATGGAACGGAGAGAAAGTTTGGAGCTGTAGAAGCGGAGCGTTCGCCTTTGTCCTCGGATTCCAACCGCGAGAGGCGGTTCTAATCAAGGAATCTGAGGACAACAGCGATCGAAAGCCCAAACATTTCTCGTAGTTCCCCTATTCACTAACCCCCTCTGTTTTGATCTAGACTCCTCACTTAACATCGACCGTTTGAAATCTCTCATTTCTGGATATGCTAGAAACAGAGGTTCAAACAAAGGGGGAGTTGAGGGTTATGAAGCAAATTATGCTCATTACTGACGGTTGTTCGAATGTAGGAGAAAGTCCGGTGTTGGCAGCGGCGCATGCCCTGCAGGAGGGAATCACCGTAAATGTGGTCGGTGTAGTTGATTATGGTACGATCGGTGAAATCGGCAGCCGGGAGATTGCCGACATTGCCAAGGCCGGGGGAGGCCTTAGCCGAATAGTCGGAACACCACAACTGGCGCAGACGATTCAGATGATGACACGCAAGACCGTGGTTCAGACGATCCAGCAGGCGGTTAATAAAGAGGTAAAAAAGATACTAGGCGACGGCTCACTGGATCAGCTGCCTCCTGTTCAACGTTCACAGGTTGTTACAGTTGTAGATGAACTGACAGAAACAACGCCGCTGCGCATTGCACTCCTTATCGATGCCAGTGCCAGTATGAAGCCTAAACTGGGTGCTGTGGAAGATGCAATCCGCGATTTGGCACTCAGTTTAGAAGCACGGGAAGGCAAGAGTGAGATCGCTGTGTTTCATTTTCCCGGAAATAACAGCAGTGAAGATGCCAAGCTTGATCTAGATTGGACGCATGACATGTCAGGTATTCGTACGCTATTCTCTAAATTACACATGAGAGGCGCAACGCCGACTGGCCCAGCTATTTTCAAGGTGCTTGAACATTATCGTTATGATACACTGGATGAACATCGTGGACGCCGACTAAGCGATGACCACGACGAAAGAGAAGGGATGATTGGTGGGTATGTCGTCTAATCCGTCCTATCCTACTGGTACCTTAATTAACGGCAAATGGCGGGGTAACCGTTATGTCGTTGAGCGGATGCTGGGAAGGGGCGCGAACGGAACCGTATATCTTGTGCAAAGAGAAGGCAGACGGGAAAGGTACGCGCTAAAAATCGGATACGATACACTTGAACTTCAATCGGAGATCAATGTGCTGACCTCGCTGCAATCGCGACGAAAGCGGAATGAACATCGGGCTCGTCGTGAGAATCCATTGTCTTCTTATTTTTTGGAAGCGGATGATTTTGCGAATGGGGATAATATCCCCTTCTATGTGATGAGGTATGTTGAAGGCAAACCGCTGCATCATTTTTTATCGAAAAACGGTCCCGATTGGTTAGGCCTGGTAGGTCTTGGTCTGCTTGAAAAGCTGCGCACACTGCATGAATGTGGATTTGTGTTCGGTGATTTGAAGCCCGAGAACGTCATGGTATCGAAATACGGTGAAGTGGAACTGATCGACTTTGGGGGCACAAGCCCTATTGGTCGTAGTGTGAAGCAGTTTACCGAATGGCATGATCGTGGTTTCTGGAATGCGGGCAGTCGAATCAGCGATGAGGGTTACGATCTTTTCGCATTTGCTGTGCTGTGTCTTCGTTTGCTCAATGAAGAAGGGCTCAAAAAGGCAGCCTTACAGCTGCCGCAGACGAGAAGTGTGGACGAATTATTTAAGCTGGCTAGAAATTTACCCAATAAGAAACTATCCTCCTGGATTTGTATGGCGTTAAAAGGGGGGTTCTCAGGCTCTGCGGATGCTACTGAGGTCTGGCGAAACCATATTTATAACTCGCGCAGAAAGCGCCCGGATAGTATGGACACCCCCCGGTGGTTAAAAAATGCATTCGCATTGTCTTTGTTTTTGCTCGCCTTTACGATTTATTGGGTATTCCGTTTTTGAACTCATACATATAGTTGGAGAGAGAGGGGGGCGCATATGGAGCAAATGAATGGACTGGTGGAGTCTGTATTGGAGTCAGCAGCCGAGCATGAGCTGTGGGCGCCCCATGACACCATTGTAGTCGCAGTTTCCGGCGGCCCGGATTCTGTGGCTCTTTTGCATGTTTTACATGAAATATCTTTAAAATTTATACCGCTTACCTTAATATGTGCTCATGTGAATCATGGATTTAGGCCGGAGTCGAAGGAAGAGGCAGAGCTCGTACGTGGTATGGCTGAAGAACTGGGACTGCCCTTTGAGTTTGCGGAATTCGATATTCCCTCCTTGGCTAAAGAGAGTGGACTTGGTCCTGAGGGTACTGCACGTGAGAAGCGGTACGAATTTCTGATTGATACGGCACACCGATATGGGGCGCGTTCTGTTGCTCTGGCTCATCATGCTGATGATCAGGCAGAAACTGTAATTATGCGTCTATTACGCGGAAGTGGCTTATCTGGACTGTCGGGTATCAAGTGGAAAAGAACAGAAAAAAAGGTGGAACTCATTCGCCCATTCCTACGTATTAACAAAACAGCACTTTTAGGGTTATGCCAAAATGAAGGTTTCACTTATGCTGAGGATGCCACCAATCTGCTGACGAAATACAAGCGGAATGCCATTCGTTTGGAAGTTCTTCCTTTTCTGGAAAAGTATAATGGCAGAGTGAAGCAATCCCTCGTACAGCTTGCGGAAATTGCGGGAGCTGAAGATGAGTATATGGAGACGTCTGCGGCAAAATGCTTTGAAGAGCTAGTTTCGGAAGGGGATGGGAAATACACCTTTAACAGAGCTTCATTTGCTGCCATACCCTCCGCTTTACAACGGCGTTTGATTAAACTAATATTAAATTATCTGTCGGCGGATTTATCTGCCCTTGATTTCCCCAAGATCGAAACTGTACGTCGGGGAACGCTGCAGAGCTATCCCACCACCTGGAGCTTGGATTTGGGTGGAGGCCTGACTTGTGTGCGGCAATATGATAGTATCTTGTTCTCGTCCAAGCCCACGACGCCACAGGCAAGCTATACATATCGTCTGTTTTTACCGGACTCTAAGCTTAAATTGGAGGAAATAGGTAAGGTGATGTCGATGGCGGTACTGGAGAGAGAAAACTTTTTTGTACAGGGGGAGGATTATGGGAAGATGTCGGCTTGGTTTGACCGTGATGAACTGGTCTTTCCACTGACGATACGATCCCGATTGCCTGGAGATACCATAAGGATCATGGGATTAAACGGAAGCAAAAAGGTAAAAGATATTTATATTGATGATAAAATACCTGCTTCCGAACGGTCATTGATTCCCCTCGTTTGTGATGGTTTGGGCAATATCGTCTGGATTCCGGGCGTAAGACGCTCGATGCATGCCGCAGTAGGGCGGCACACGACCTCCGTACTTCTATTGTCTCTGGCAGAGCTGGATGACCGCGAAGAAACGTAATGGTCGAAGTAAGTCTTTCATAGTATAACTTAGGAGGTTTCGCAAGTTGCAAAACGATATTCAAGAAGTATTGATCACCGAAGAGGAACTTCAGCAGAAAATTAAGGAGCTCGGTCGAACACTGAGCGAAGAATACGCAGGTCGTACCCCTTTAGTCATTTGTGTACTAAAAGGTGCGTTTATATTTATGGCAGATTTGGTTAAAGCCATTACAGTACCTGTTGAGATGGATTTCATGGCAGTGTCCAGCTATGGAGCATCCACCAAGTCCTCTGGAGTAGTCAAAATTATTAAGGATTTGGATGTATCGGTAGAAGGCCGCGATATCTTGATCGTTGAAGATATTATTGACAGTGGTCTTACACTCAGCTATTTAATTGAGTTGCTCCGCAACCGGAATGCTGCTACTATCTCTGTGGTTACCTTGTTTGATAAACCATCAGGCCGCACTGTTAATCTTGAAGCCAGCTACACAGGCTTCGTGTTACCTGACGAATTTGTAGTAGGCTACGGATTGGATTATGCCGAGCGGTATCGGAACCTCCCATATGTTGGAGTACTGAAACCTGAGATTTATTCCAATTGAACTAAGGACTGCCTCGATCATACGGATCGGATACCCACAACTTCCTTTATTTGAGGTGTCCCAAGAGGCTATGGTACAATAACTTGAGTGTTGTGAGAGGAGGTAGGGGATGAATCGGTTCATCCGGAATTCTGGTTTTTATTTGATTTTATTTTTAGTCGTGGTGGGTATTGTCCAGTTTGTGAGCAATGGAAATGAAGCCGCCGATTTCCCTAGATACGACGAGTTACGGCAGGAGATCAAGAACAACAATGTGAAGGATTTGACGGTTCAGTTTGAGGGTAATGCCTTTCTGGTCACAGGCGAGTATAGAGAGCTGCCTGCCGATACTAAATCGAAAAGCTTCTCCACATATATTCCTCCTACAGATGCCGCTATCAATGAACTGATTCAAGCCAGTGATGTTAATGGGATTGAATTAACTCAGAAGAAAATGGAAGGTACCAGCATTTGGCTGACATTCCTTTCTTCAATTATCCCACTGGTAATTATGTTCATCTTGTTCTTCTTCCTGTTTAATCAGGCGCAAGGTGGCGGCGGTAAAGTCATGAATTTCGGCAAGAGCAAGGCTCGGTTATATAATGAAGAGAAGAAGAAAATCAGCTTTGAGGATGTTGCAGGGGCGGACGAAGAGAAGCAAGAGCTTGTCGAAGTCGTTGAGTTCCTGAAAGATCCACGCAAATTTGCAGCTGTCGGCGCACGTATTCCTAAGGGCGTATTGCTTGTAGGTCCTCCGGGAACAGGTAAAACATTGCTTGCCCGTGCGGTAGCAGGTGAAGCTGGCGTTCCTTTCTTTAGTATTTCCGGTTCTGACTTTGTGGAAATGTTCGTGGGTGTCGGTGCTTCTCGGGTACGTGATTTGTTCGAGAATGCTAAGAAGAATGCTCCATGTATTATCTTCATTGATGAAATTGATGCTGTGGGTCGTCAGCGTGGTGCCGGTCTTGGTGGCGGACATGACGAGCGTGAGCAGACGCTTAACCAATTGCTGGTTGAGATGGATGGATTCGGTGGTAACGAAGGCATTATTATTGTAGCGGCGACTAACCGCGCTGATATACTTGATCCGGCATTGCTTCGTCCAGGACGTTTTGACCGTCAAATTACGGTTGACCGTCCTGATGTGAAAGGCCGTGAAGCTGTACTTAAGGTGCACGCTCGTAACAAACCGCTTACGAAAGATGTAAGACTGGATGTTGTTGCTAAACGCACAACCGGATTCACAGGTGCTGATTTGGAGAATCTGCTGAATGAGGCAGCTTTGCTAGCTGCACGCCGTAACCGTAAAGATATTTCCATGATTGAAGTGGATGAAGCTATTGACCGTGTTATCGTAGGAACTGAGAAACGCAGCCGTGTGATCAGTGACCGCGAGAAACGTATTGTAGCTTATCATGAAGCAGGCCATACTATTGCTGGTTACTTCCTTGAGCACGCCGATATGGTGCATAAAGTTACTATTATCCCACGCGGACGTGCAGGCGGATACGTTATTATGCTTCCGAAGGAAGATCGGATGATCGTTACCAAGCAGGAGCTTTTAGATAAGGTTACTGGATTACTTGGTGGACGTGTTGCCGAAGAATTGTTTATTGGTGAGATCGGTACGGGTGCATACAGTGACTTCCAACAGGCTACGCGCATCGTGCGTGCCATGATTATGGAGTACGGTATGAGCGATAAGCTTGGACCTATGCAGTTCGGATCTTCTCAAGGTCAAGTATTCTTAGGTCGTGATATTGGGCATGAACAGAATTACAGTGACTCCATTGCTTATGAGATTGATCAGGAAATGCAGAACTTTATTACTTCGAGTTACGAACGTTGTAAAGATCTGTTGATCAAACACTCCAAAGAAATGCACTTGATTGCCAATACATTACTTGAGAAAGAAACACTTGAGCTTGATCAGATCACACAACTGATTGAACAAGGATTCCTTTCCGAGGATGGTAAACCAGAGGGTGGCGAAGGTGTTGCCCATGAAGTTGGCGAGCCTGTCATCGACAATATCGGTGATGTGCGAGTTCGCATTCAAGGCAAGCCTGAGGACGAACAGTCCACACTTCCTGACTTATCAAAGGATATCCCGAATAACCCTGATTCTGAGGGTAATGACGGTTCCGATGATGACAACAAAGGTGGGGGCACTAGCCTTACCTAATTGGGTCCACCATTCATATGATGTAAATTTATCCGGAGAACGTAACTGTTCTCCGGATTTTTTATTTTAATTTTTAAGGGATTCTATGCCTTAAAGCCTGTCCAGTTACATTGACAGGGGCTGGAACGTTGTGTACATTAGTGATTAATATTACTTACTATTTATATCAGCATGTTCATTTTTTCACCATGATGGCGCATGCCATTTGATAACATCATGTCGGCGAAAAGCCGCGAGGATTTAAGGGGGAGAACAATCGGTGGAAGCTCTGGCGCTTGAGCGCAAGCAGGAACAGAATCGAGAACTTCGTATACGTCTTGAACAGCTTAAAAAGGAACGAAACGCAATCATTTTAGCTCATTATTATCAGCGTGATGAAATTCAGGAGGTTGCCGATTTCCGGGGCGACTCTTTTTTACTCGCTCAGAAGGCTGCAGAGACAGATGCGGAAGTTATTGTATTCTGCGGTGTTCATTTCATGGGGGAAAGTGCAAAAATTTTAGCCCCGAACAAAACCGTCCTAATTCCTGATGAACGTGCAGGCTGTCCAATGGCAGATATGGTCAATGTAGACGGTTTACGTAAGCTAAAAGCTCAACATCCAAATGCTAAAGTAGTCACTTATATCAACTCGTCCGCCGAGATTAAAGCAGAAACCGATATTTGTTGTACCTCTGCTAATGCTGTGAAAGTAATCGAATCCCTTGACGCCGAAGAGATTATTTGGGTCCCAGATAAGAATCTTGGTCAATATGTACAAGATCAGACGGGCAAGAAGCTGATTATCTGGGAAGGTTATTGCAACACTCACGACATGTTGACCGTCAAAGATGTAGTAGAGATGAGAGCAAAATATCCAGATGCGGAATTTGTAGTTCATCCAGAGTGTCGTCCTGAAGTAGTGGCCATGGGTGACTATGTAGGCAGCACTACATCAATTCTGGAGTATTGCCGGAAATCGGATCGTAAGCAATTTATCGTTGGAACGGAAGATGGTACCGGATATCAGCTTCGTAAGGATAGTCCAGATAAAGAATTCCATTTTGCTACCAAATTTCTTGTTTGTCCTAATATGAAAGTTAATAATCTAAAAAAACTGGTGAAATGCCTGGAGACGATGAAGCCACAAATCTATGTACCGCCTGCTGTCGCCGACAAAGCCAGAACATCCCTAGAGCGCATGCTACAAGTCCGGTAGCATGCGCTACTCTTTCGTTGAAACAGGTGAAAAGCGGTCATGATTCCACAATATTTGGTTGATTTTGATCTTCGGGATATTCCTACGGTAAAGACAGATTGTATTGTTATTGGTTCAGGGATTGCCGGATTATTCACGGCTATTAAAGCCAGTGAAGATCGGCGTGTCATAATGATCACAAAGAAATCAGTAATGGAAAGTAATACTCGCTATGCACAGGGGGGGATCGCAGCTGTTATAGCTGAGGATGATTCCCCTGCATACCACCGGCAGGATACCTTAATGGCCGGTGCAGGTCTTTGCTCCTCAACAGCTGTCGATGCACTTGTTAATGAAGGGCCGGAAGGCGTTCATGAGTTAATTCGCTTAGGAACCCTGTTTGATAAGGAAGATGGGGTACTGGCTTTGACTCAGGAAGGAGCGCACAGCCACCGCCGTATTTTGCATGCAAATGGGGATGCTACTGGTTATGAGATTGTTCGTGCATTGGCGGAACAGGTAGCGGAACATGAGAATATTGAGGTCTGGGATGATCATTATGTTATCGATCTCATCACTGAAGGTGGCGAATGTGTAGGCGCATTATTGCAGCGGCCCGGTGGTGGACGGTTGTTCCTGCAAGGGGATGCGACCATTTTGTGCTCTGGTGGAGCAGGACAATTATATCGATACACTACCAACCCTGAGGTAGCTACAGGAGATGGTGTAGCGATCGCCTATCGCGCTGGTGCTCATATACGAGATATGGAATTTATTCAATTTCATCCTACAGCACTTAGTTACCCAGGAGCTCCTAGATTTTTAATCTCCGAAGCTGTGCGTGGGGAAGGAGCAGTCTTGCGCAATATTAATGGAGAGCGGTTCATGGAGCGTTATCATAACCTGCTTGAACTAGCCCCGCGGGATATTGTAGCGCGAGCTATTGTAAGTGAAATGGAACTTACTAAATCAACGTTCGTTTATTTGGATATTACACATGAATCTCCAGAGATGGTGAAGCATCGGTTTCCCACAATATATGAGACATGTATGGGCTATGGACTGGATATTACAAGTGATTGGATTCCAGTGGCTCCTGCTGCGCATTATATGATGGGGGGGATTAAGACCGATCTGAATGGAGAGAGTACCGTCCCGCGTCTGTTTGCTTGCGGAGAGGTTTCCTCCACAGGCCTGCATGGCGCTAACCGTTTAGCTAGTAATTCTTTATCTGAGGCCATTGTATTTGGACAGCGTATTATTGATCGGATTCATGAGCTTTCCCCGCTGGACCGTGATATTTTATCGGTTATCAGTAACGAGGGCCGTGTAGATTCGCCAACTCAAGCTATTGTGGAACGTCGTTTGAAGCTACAGAAGGTAATGGTTCGATATGCCGGACTACGTCGTAACGAAGAGATGTTACTTAAAGGATTAGATGAATTAAAACGACAGCTGCCAATCTTTGGATCAGCTTTGTCCAAACGTGAGGAATATGAATTTGCTAATATGCTGACCTGCTGTTTGCTTGTGACAGAGTCTGCTCTGGCACGGGAAGAGAGCCGTGGGGCGCATTACCGTGAGGATTATCCGCAGCGGGATGATGATCAGTGGCGTAAGCACCTGCTTCAAATTCGCGAACTGGGAATAGTGGAGGAATTAAGCGATGATGTTTAATGGTTACAATGAAGAACTAGTACAATCTATCAAGGCTTGGTTGCGGGAAGATGTTGGTTCCGGAGATGTAACCACGCAGATGACGATTCCAGTGGGCCATGAGTCCAAAGGGATTATTCATGCCAAGGAAGATGGGATAATTTGTGGCATCCCAATTGCAGAGCTGGTCTTTGAAATTGTGGATCCGGCGCTTAGTTTTACAGCCCTTGTCGAAGAAGGTCAAGCTGTAACCAAAGGGACTGTAATTATTGAGGTTGAGGGCAGCACACATGCGATTCTAACAGGTGAGCGGCTTGCGCTTAACTTGATGCAGCGTCTTTCGGGTGTGGCATCACGTACAGCTTCTTTCGTGCAGGTGCTGGAGGGATTACCGACTCGCTTAGTGGATACACGTAAGACAACACCAGGTCACCGGATGCTGGAGAAATATGCTGTTCGTATTGGTGGAGGCTTTAATCACCGTTTTGGCTTATATGATGCAGTTATGATCAAGGATAATCATATCAAAGGCGCGGGTGGTATTCGGCAGGCTGTAGGTCGTGCTCGGAAGAACATCCCGCATACGATGAGCATCGAAGTGGAGACCGAAAATTTAGAGCAAGTCGAAGAGGCGCTGGCAGCAGGTGCCGACATTATAATGCTCGATAACATGTCTAACGATATGATGAAGCAAGCCGTGGCTAGGATTAAATCCCAAGCTCCGCATGTTAAGACAGAGGCTTCTGGAAATGTATCGTTAGAAACCGTACGCGGGATTGCTGAAACGGGTGTGGATGTGATTTCTGTCGGGCGCCTTACGTACTCCTTCTCCAGTCTGGATATCAGTCTAGACCTTAATGCTAAGAAGGAAGGGCCTTTGTCATGATGCTTGCTGTCGATATCGGTAATACCAATATTGTTCTCGGTGTATATAGAAAACGCGAATTGCTGCATCATTTTCGGCTAAGCACTGCGCGCCAAT
It contains:
- a CDS encoding serine/threonine protein kinase, which encodes MSSNPSYPTGTLINGKWRGNRYVVERMLGRGANGTVYLVQREGRRERYALKIGYDTLELQSEINVLTSLQSRRKRNEHRARRENPLSSYFLEADDFANGDNIPFYVMRYVEGKPLHHFLSKNGPDWLGLVGLGLLEKLRTLHECGFVFGDLKPENVMVSKYGEVELIDFGGTSPIGRSVKQFTEWHDRGFWNAGSRISDEGYDLFAFAVLCLRLLNEEGLKKAALQLPQTRSVDELFKLARNLPNKKLSSWICMALKGGFSGSADATEVWRNHIYNSRRKRPDSMDTPRWLKNAFALSLFLLAFTIYWVFRF
- the spoIIE gene encoding stage II sporulation protein E — encoded protein: MSKSNVVNLPEWTRVGSEDKKQRQALGTRIIAWGQKQRYIQLITAKKWMLLLSFMGFLLGRAMILDELSPFAVAYFAVIVFMRRDSILPVAGAIIAGSLFTPFPGALVTTAELIIFFLVYRGLESFERIDLSYAPLMVFVSSFMVGLFKIVLGPSLSWYPFMMTTLDALLGFVLTLVFIQALPLLTYKQKSRSLRNEEVLCLIILLASVMTGLVGWTLNGLSLEHILSRYLILLFAMAGGAPLGAAVGVVTGLILSLADISAIYQMSLLAFSGMLAGMMQGGRKGAVSIGMLLGSTILSVYFTGPGDMMASTWETCAAVVLFLITPKAMISAIAKYVPGTSDHSRSQHEYARRVRDLTAERVTQFSQVFQQLSSSFGQIPRAGEVGKSDREMEDFMNTVTEGACAGCIRRTHCWDAKFYQTYRYMTDMMTTVEESPDITAAQLPPEWSRICGKTGEVLEVMKGQYDLYQHDMRWKRQIYDSRQFVAEQLSGVSQVMEDLAKEIKREGQAMYRQEAQIREALEKLGLSIHGIEILSLDPGRVEIEVVHAYNRGFDECRKMIAPLLSDILDENIAVMSETAVHPREGLSMVTFGSAKAFEVNTGVAVVSKGGDMLSGDSFSTVELGNGTFAVSISDGMGNGERARMESSAALGMLEKLLQSGMDEKLAVKSVNSILLLRSPDEFYATVDMALIDQYSAQTTFMKIASAPSFIRRGSEVIPITSSNLPIGIIKDIDVDLISMQLRPGDILIMMTDGIYDAPGYAVNKEIWMKRMIQELEGDDPQDLADSLLEKVIRYQGNEILDDMTIVVSRLDHFHPEWSSLHMPGIGRMERPRTVS
- a CDS encoding VWA domain-containing protein, with translation MKQIMLITDGCSNVGESPVLAAAHALQEGITVNVVGVVDYGTIGEIGSREIADIAKAGGGLSRIVGTPQLAQTIQMMTRKTVVQTIQQAVNKEVKKILGDGSLDQLPPVQRSQVVTVVDELTETTPLRIALLIDASASMKPKLGAVEDAIRDLALSLEAREGKSEIAVFHFPGNNSSEDAKLDLDWTHDMSGIRTLFSKLHMRGATPTGPAIFKVLEHYRYDTLDEHRGRRLSDDHDEREGMIGGYVV
- the tilS gene encoding tRNA lysidine(34) synthetase TilS, with product MEQMNGLVESVLESAAEHELWAPHDTIVVAVSGGPDSVALLHVLHEISLKFIPLTLICAHVNHGFRPESKEEAELVRGMAEELGLPFEFAEFDIPSLAKESGLGPEGTAREKRYEFLIDTAHRYGARSVALAHHADDQAETVIMRLLRGSGLSGLSGIKWKRTEKKVELIRPFLRINKTALLGLCQNEGFTYAEDATNLLTKYKRNAIRLEVLPFLEKYNGRVKQSLVQLAEIAGAEDEYMETSAAKCFEELVSEGDGKYTFNRASFAAIPSALQRRLIKLILNYLSADLSALDFPKIETVRRGTLQSYPTTWSLDLGGGLTCVRQYDSILFSSKPTTPQASYTYRLFLPDSKLKLEEIGKVMSMAVLERENFFVQGEDYGKMSAWFDRDELVFPLTIRSRLPGDTIRIMGLNGSKKVKDIYIDDKIPASERSLIPLVCDGLGNIVWIPGVRRSMHAAVGRHTTSVLLLSLAELDDREET
- a CDS encoding S1 domain-containing RNA-binding protein, translated to MAIEVGTKLEGKVTGITHFGAFVDLSGGVTGLVHISEIADNYVKDVNDHLKISDVVTVKVINVDKDGKIGLSIKQAVDKPASEVRPPRAPRPERPSGGDRFGGGGGSGGGGGGFNRERGGRPFKPAAGKPSFEDKMSRFLKDSEERISSIKKNTEGKRGGRGAKRV